The following are from one region of the Nicotiana tomentosiformis chromosome 7, ASM39032v3, whole genome shotgun sequence genome:
- the LOC104102679 gene encoding pectinesterase inhibitor 3-like, translating to MTTKMPLCKTLLLALILLHLSHFTTGKKPNTSSSSTDLVRTSCVHASYPTICIRTLSSYSGSAINTPQDLAQAAVKVSLSRAQKASDFLSALKVQSKREKGALSDCVEQMADSMDELSKTLSELKHLSKGNAFKWQMSNLETWVSAALTNEDTCIDGFKEIDGKLRSDVKRKITNVARVTSNALYLINRLDNSRNKFATHP from the coding sequence ATGACAACAAAAATGCCTTTATGCAAAACTCTACTTCTTGCTCTTATTCTCCTCCATCTTTCCCACTTCACAACTGGGAAAAAACCAAACACATCTTCTTCTTCCACTGATCTCGTCCGCACATCTTGTGTGCACGCCAGCTATCCGACGATTTGCATCAGAACACTTTCCTCCTACTCAGGTTCAGCAATCAACACACCTCAAGATTTAGCTCAAGCCGCTGTAAAAGTAAGCCTTTCCCGAGCCCAAAAAGCGTCTGATTTCCTCTCCGCGCTGAAAGTACAAAGCAAAAGAGAAAAAGGAGCATTGAGTGATTGTGTCGAACAGATGGCGGACTCAATGGACGAGCTGAGCAAAACTCTATCGGAACTCAAGCATTTGAGCAAAGGGAATGCATTTAAGTGGCAAATGAGCAATTTGGAGACGTGGGTCAGTGCTGCTTTGACAAATGAAGATACTTGTATTGATGGGTTTAAGGAAATTGACGGCAAACTTAGGTCTGATGTGAAACGTAAGATTACTAATGTTGCTAGAGTTACTAGTAATGCACTTTACCTTATCAACCGACTTGATAATTCTCGGAACAAATTTGCTACTCATCCTTGA